A window of Reinekea marina contains these coding sequences:
- the lnt gene encoding apolipoprotein N-acyltransferase, whose product MSLAPFNIWPLALVGIAGFFWLQSVIDQPKVAFWLGWVVGIGFFGLGVSWVYGSMRTVDTPVALSFLLTAAFCGALAFLTAIQLWFHVRFLQKLKLSLLLASPLSWLFFEWLREWFLTGMPWLFTGYAVIDLPMAQLAAIIGVYGLSLILAFISALLLLAVLRWQQTGFQSAVRPLAGSLLVLLSLNIAGLWLPADYWTQAQSTVKVAAIQSNIAQQDKWKSSQQLATLQFYGEQIETLPDVDIMLWPEAAMTRRADQIPNFMAQVQSIMSQRDQTLLTGVVTKEGPRYFNAVQGHGMAQGEEYRKQHLVPFGEYVPFDPHLRNLIGFFNISISGMSPALKPQTPLVTSLKGEPIFLAPVICYEAAYPDIVRKLAKESQLLTTVSNDAWFGDSIAPHQHLQITRMRSIENGRDMARATQNGLSALMNAQGKLLKVSEQFTEAQLIGELTLRSGLTPFQRYPSATLPIIATIILVILLLRHYRYTKKYQ is encoded by the coding sequence TTGTCTTTAGCCCCTTTCAATATTTGGCCACTGGCGTTGGTCGGTATCGCTGGGTTTTTCTGGCTGCAATCAGTCATTGACCAACCTAAAGTCGCCTTTTGGCTAGGCTGGGTAGTTGGCATTGGCTTTTTTGGACTCGGGGTATCTTGGGTCTATGGCAGTATGCGCACGGTAGACACCCCTGTCGCTCTTTCATTCTTACTCACGGCCGCATTTTGCGGAGCGCTGGCGTTTTTAACAGCTATACAGCTGTGGTTTCATGTTCGCTTTCTCCAAAAGCTGAAGCTGAGCTTATTGCTGGCTAGCCCATTGAGCTGGCTATTTTTTGAATGGCTCCGCGAATGGTTTTTGACGGGCATGCCCTGGTTATTTACAGGTTATGCTGTCATCGATCTACCCATGGCACAACTTGCTGCAATAATAGGGGTGTACGGACTTTCTTTAATTCTAGCCTTTATAAGTGCACTGCTGCTATTGGCTGTTTTACGTTGGCAGCAAACAGGGTTCCAATCGGCGGTTCGGCCCCTAGCCGGATCTTTGCTTGTACTACTGTCGTTAAACATTGCAGGATTGTGGTTGCCCGCAGATTATTGGACGCAAGCGCAATCAACAGTCAAAGTTGCCGCAATTCAAAGTAACATTGCTCAACAAGACAAATGGAAATCATCTCAACAGCTAGCAACTTTACAGTTTTATGGCGAGCAAATAGAAACCTTACCCGATGTCGATATTATGTTGTGGCCAGAAGCCGCTATGACTCGGCGTGCTGATCAAATCCCTAATTTCATGGCACAAGTACAATCTATTATGAGTCAAAGAGACCAGACGTTATTAACGGGCGTGGTTACGAAAGAAGGACCGCGCTATTTTAATGCCGTTCAGGGCCATGGTATGGCACAAGGTGAAGAGTACCGTAAACAACACTTAGTACCATTTGGAGAGTATGTTCCTTTTGATCCACACCTGCGTAATCTAATCGGCTTTTTCAACATTTCAATTTCGGGTATGTCACCCGCGCTAAAACCGCAAACACCACTGGTCACTAGCTTAAAAGGCGAGCCAATTTTTCTTGCACCGGTAATTTGTTATGAAGCCGCTTATCCAGATATTGTTCGTAAATTAGCCAAAGAATCACAATTACTCACAACAGTTAGTAATGATGCATGGTTTGGAGATTCCATTGCACCTCATCAACATCTACAAATAACTCGAATGCGCTCAATTGAAAATGGCCGAGATATGGCACGTGCCACTCAAAATGGTCTTTCTGCGCTAATGAATGCCCAAGGTAAGCTTCTAAAAGTTTCAGAGCAATTTACAGAAGCACAGCTAATAGGTGAGTTAACGCTGCGATCTGGGCTAACGCCGTTTCAACGTTACCCAAGCGCTACACTGCCCATTATTGCAACTATTATATTGGTCATTTTACTGCTGCGGCATTACAGATATACAAAAAAATACCAATAA